The Siniperca chuatsi isolate FFG_IHB_CAS linkage group LG7, ASM2008510v1, whole genome shotgun sequence genome includes a window with the following:
- the relb gene encoding transcription factor RelB isoform X7, whose product MKDMDILNGTSERGVLDIDLIQEIIREDGEQSGASLPGPPSPPANLRCQNHRSLRQSSSPPSQPVLVARGTANQPTCNFLQPLQQPFTSREMAHPSRGAGSSRRGRSSSCLLASRSCGGISSQNRGGDTEMLERILEKPKLVVVEEPKERGMRFRYECEGRSAGSILGTSSTETSKTQPAIEIQGPIDNLKRVTVTASLVTKDLPHRPHPHCLVGKDCPNGSGICVVTLNPHSSRRHSFANLGIQCVRRKELDVSLQKRRSQNIDPFQTGHSKGIEDMDMNAVRLCFQCELEWEDGRKDCLSPVVSNPIYDKKATTTSQLKISCLNLDRGSCTGKTEIYMLCDKVQKDDIEIIFRRGSWKARGEFAQTDVHRQIAIVFKTPPYQDQNITEEVEVSVALRRLSDQMESEPVTFTYLPHNPDPYEVKRKIKIKSDISFREKPCVTVASQNVCCENGLLGVIFFPLVNNKVHLQQSSPSTSRSL is encoded by the exons ATGAAAGACATGGACATCTTAAACGGTACCTCTG AGCGAGGGGTGTTAGACATCG atcTCATTCAAGAAATCATCCGAGAGGACGGTGAGCAGTCGGGTGCCTCCCTCCCTGgacctccttctcctcctgctaACCTCCGCTGCCAGAACCACAGGAGCCTCCGACAGAGCTCCTCGCCGCCATCTCAGCCCGTGCTGGTGGCGAGAGGCACTGCAAATCAG CCAACCTGCAACTTCCTTCAGCCCCTGCAGCAGCCGTTCACTTCCAGAGAGATGGCTCATCCTTCCCGGGGAGCTGGTTCCTCTCGGCGAGGTCGAAGCTCCTCGTGTTTGCTGGCCTCAAGGAGCTGCGGCGGCATTTCCTCTCAGAACCGGGGAGGTGACACCGAGATGCTGGAGCGGATTCTGGAGAAGCCCaaactggtggtggtggaggagccCAAAGAGAGAGGCATGAGATTTCGCTATGAGTGTGAGGGACGCTCGGCTGGCAGCATCTTGGGAACGTCCAGCACTGAAACCAGCAAGACTCAGCCTGCGATAGAG ATTCAAGGTCCCATTGATAACTTAAAGAGGGTCACAGTCACCGCGTCCTTGGTGACCAAAGACCTCCCACACCGGCCTCACCCCCACTGCCTCGTGGGTAAAGACTGTCCAAATGGTTCAGGAATCTGCGTGGTCACGCTCAATCCTCACAGCAGCCGACGTCACAG CTTTGCTAACCTTGGTATCCAGTGTGTGAGGAGGAAAGAGCTGGACGTTTCACTTCAGAAGAGGAGAAGCCAAAATATCGACCCCTTTCAAA CTGGTCACTCAAAGGGCATTGAAGACATGGACATGAACGCTGTGcgtctgtgttttcagtgtgagcTCGAATGGGAGGACGGCAGAAAAGACTGTCTCAGCCCAGTGGTGTCCAACCCCATCTATGACAAGA agGCCACGACTACATCACAGCTGAAGATCAGCTGTTTGAACCTGGACAGAGGTTCCTGCACCGGCAAGACTGAGATCTACATGTTGTGTGACAAAGTGCAGAAAG ATGACATAGAGATCATCTTCAGGCGAGGGTCGTGGAAGGCGAGGGGGGAGTTTGCCCAGACAGACGTGCACCGGCAGATCGCCATTGTTTTTAAGACTCCACCCTACCAGGACCAGAACATCACAGAGGAGGTTGAAGTCAGCGTCGCTCTGCGTCGCCTCTCAGACCAGATGGAGAGCGAGCCTGTTACCTTCACGTACCTGCCACACAACCCAG ATCCATATGAGGTGAAGCGGAAGATAAAGATAAAGTCAGACATCAGCTTCAGAGAGAAACCTTGTGTGACAG tagcgagtcaaaatgtctgctgtgaaaacggcCTATTAGGAGTAATTTTCTTTCCTCTGGTAAATAAT AAAGTGcacctgcagcagagcagccCCTCCACTTCCCGCAGCCTCTAA